A window from Borrelia sp. P9F1 encodes these proteins:
- the nagB gene encoding glucosamine-6-phosphate deaminase, whose translation MRLIIRPEYRDISRWAANHVAMRIKEFLPTKEKPFVLGLPTGSSPLGMYKSLIEMYKLGKISFENVVTFNMDEYVGLDKNHPESYHSFMWNNFFSHVDIKNENVNILDGNATNPYQECEDYEKKIKSYGGIELFVGGIGPDGHIAFNEPGSSLQSRTRVKTLTQDTIIANSRFFDNDVNKVPKSALTVGVGTIMDSKEVLIIVNGHNKARALKHAIESGVNHMWTISALQLHAKAIIVSDESATHELKVGTVKYFNDIEKDNFDNDV comes from the coding sequence ATGAGACTAATAATTAGACCCGAATATAGAGATATTTCAAGGTGGGCCGCCAACCATGTAGCCATGAGAATAAAAGAATTCTTACCAACAAAAGAAAAGCCCTTTGTCTTGGGTCTTCCAACAGGTAGTTCTCCTCTTGGAATGTATAAAAGCCTAATTGAAATGTACAAACTTGGCAAAATTTCGTTCGAAAACGTAGTTACATTTAATATGGACGAATATGTAGGACTAGATAAAAACCATCCCGAAAGCTACCATTCATTCATGTGGAATAACTTCTTCTCACATGTAGACATAAAGAACGAAAATGTAAATATTCTAGATGGTAATGCTACTAACCCCTATCAAGAATGCGAAGATTATGAGAAAAAAATTAAATCCTATGGTGGAATTGAACTTTTTGTGGGCGGAATTGGCCCTGACGGCCATATTGCTTTTAACGAACCAGGATCATCTCTTCAATCAAGAACAAGGGTTAAAACCTTAACTCAGGACACAATCATTGCAAATTCAAGATTTTTCGACAACGATGTTAATAAAGTTCCCAAAAGTGCATTGACTGTAGGAGTAGGAACTATCATGGACTCAAAAGAAGTGCTAATTATTGTAAACGGGCACAACAAGGCGAGAGCATTAAAACATGCAATCGAAAGCGGAGTTAACCACATGTGGACAATTAGCGCCCTACAGCTACACGCAAAAGCAATTATCGTCTCGGATGAATCTGCAACGCATGAACTTAAGGTCGGCACGGTAAAATACTTCAACGATATCGAAAAAGATAATTTCGATAACGACGTGTAA
- the nagA gene encoding N-acetylglucosamine-6-phosphate deacetylase, with amino-acid sequence MANFCLFNSKSVLTGNDKIENSAVLIRDGKIFDIITADRLEKVDLREYEMIDIKGNYVTPGLYDNHIHGFCGYGTDQCSTDSIIQMSHHLARYGVVGFLPTLYPRPIDEMIATIKACTNAMGKEKGAKILGLHLEGPFFSPEKKGVHPISYLQEPSIEIMKKFIEASGGTFTDSFGRKRTNIATMTVAPELKGMRELAMFCMQNNITLQAGHTNAKYENMIEGFQVGILHTTHFFNAMSRLDHRNPNAIGAVLIHGDISCEIIADGHHIHPKLVLMLRKLKDISKLILVTDGLTPTLQTTGRLFANGDEVYLKDDGLFHTVKNDTIAGSALTMVQGVKNLVEFGYSLSDAIQASSYNPTKIINLEKKGLICHGYDANINVIDKDLDLKLTMVESKIIFNKL; translated from the coding sequence GTGGCAAATTTCTGCTTATTCAACTCGAAATCTGTGCTGACAGGAAACGATAAAATAGAAAATTCGGCTGTCCTTATTAGGGACGGTAAAATTTTTGATATCATAACGGCTGATAGACTTGAAAAAGTTGACCTAAGAGAATATGAGATGATTGATATTAAGGGCAACTACGTGACACCAGGCCTTTATGATAATCACATACATGGCTTTTGCGGCTATGGAACTGATCAATGTTCTACAGATTCGATAATTCAAATGTCACATCATTTGGCAAGGTATGGCGTAGTGGGTTTCTTGCCCACGCTTTATCCTCGTCCAATCGATGAAATGATAGCAACTATTAAAGCATGCACGAATGCAATGGGCAAGGAAAAGGGAGCAAAAATTTTAGGACTTCACCTTGAGGGGCCCTTCTTCTCTCCTGAAAAAAAGGGTGTTCATCCTATCTCTTATCTTCAAGAGCCAAGTATTGAAATCATGAAAAAATTTATAGAAGCATCGGGTGGTACTTTTACAGATTCTTTTGGAAGGAAAAGGACAAATATTGCTACAATGACGGTTGCCCCTGAGCTTAAAGGAATGAGAGAGCTTGCTATGTTTTGCATGCAGAACAACATAACACTTCAAGCAGGTCACACTAATGCAAAATATGAAAATATGATTGAAGGTTTTCAAGTGGGAATACTTCACACAACTCATTTCTTCAATGCAATGTCAAGGCTTGATCATAGAAATCCAAATGCAATAGGTGCTGTTTTAATCCATGGTGATATTTCTTGCGAAATTATTGCTGACGGACATCACATTCATCCAAAACTTGTTTTAATGCTTAGAAAGCTTAAAGACATAAGTAAATTGATTCTTGTAACCGACGGATTAACACCAACGCTACAGACAACTGGAAGGTTGTTCGCCAATGGAGATGAAGTTTATCTTAAAGACGATGGATTATTTCACACAGTAAAGAATGATACAATTGCAGGATCGGCACTTACAATGGTGCAAGGCGTTAAAAACTTAGTAGAATTTGGCTATAGCTTAAGCGACGCCATTCAAGCAAGTTCATACAACCCAACAAAAATAATTAATCTTGAAAAAAAAGGATTAATATGTCATGGTTATGACGCAAACATAAATGTCATTGATAAGGATCTAGACTTAAAACTAACAATGGTAGAATCAAAAATAATATTTAACAAACTTTGA
- a CDS encoding ATP-binding cassette domain-containing protein: MYKTSVRVRNLYKTFSYSNKKKQIVRAINNYEAGRDRTEIYKESSVFIANANISLDVYENEILVIMGMSGCGKSTFVRCLNGIYKIDSGSILVDNIEMNDINQKDLSALRKDKFAMVFQNFGLFPHMNVLRNVTYGLEVKGISKKIRIQKALDILKLVGLEDARYKYINELSGGMKQRVGIARALVVDPDILLMDEAFSALDPLIRGEMQDELLRLVDKLKKTVVFITHDLIEAFKLGNRIAFMKDGEIIQVGKPLEILANPSTAFIANFIKNLPVLNILKIKDIIKVDFALNMGSDGFNVIIERDGDEFSLYNTTSQIKYSHLVSLKLELDDEIKRVVHYLNKLEYLIITDNQDGVFGYIDLGEIATLLSR, from the coding sequence TTGTATAAGACTAGCGTTAGAGTCAGGAACCTTTATAAAACATTTTCTTATAGTAATAAGAAAAAGCAAATAGTTAGGGCTATAAACAATTATGAGGCGGGTAGGGATAGAACTGAGATTTATAAGGAATCTTCCGTTTTTATTGCAAATGCTAATATTAGCCTTGATGTTTATGAAAACGAGATTTTAGTTATTATGGGGATGTCGGGTTGTGGTAAGTCTACTTTTGTTAGATGTCTAAATGGTATATATAAAATAGATTCTGGGTCTATTTTGGTAGATAATATTGAGATGAATGATATTAATCAAAAAGATCTTTCTGCTTTAAGGAAGGATAAATTTGCAATGGTGTTTCAAAATTTTGGACTTTTCCCACATATGAATGTTTTAAGAAATGTTACTTATGGACTTGAAGTTAAGGGGATTAGCAAAAAAATTAGAATACAGAAAGCTCTTGACATATTAAAACTTGTAGGCCTTGAGGATGCTCGGTATAAATATATAAACGAACTTTCAGGTGGAATGAAACAAAGGGTAGGAATAGCACGTGCTTTGGTGGTCGACCCAGATATACTTTTAATGGACGAGGCTTTCTCAGCTCTTGATCCTTTAATCCGAGGAGAAATGCAAGATGAGCTTTTAAGATTGGTAGATAAATTGAAGAAAACAGTTGTGTTTATTACTCACGATTTAATTGAAGCTTTTAAGCTGGGCAACAGGATTGCTTTCATGAAAGATGGAGAAATTATTCAAGTAGGAAAGCCTTTAGAAATATTAGCAAATCCTAGTACGGCCTTTATAGCTAATTTTATTAAAAATCTTCCTGTTTTAAACATTTTAAAGATTAAGGATATTATTAAGGTAGATTTTGCTCTTAATATGGGTTCTGATGGATTTAATGTTATTATTGAAAGAGATGGGGATGAGTTTAGCTTGTACAATACAACTAGTCAAATAAAGTATAGTCATCTTGTTTCTTTAAAGTTAGAGTTGGATGATGAGATAAAGAGGGTTGTACATTATTTAAATAAATTAGAGTATTTAATAATAACAGATAATCAAGACGGTGTTTTTGGATATATTGATTTAGGAGAAATTGCTACTTTGCTATCAAGATAG
- the secA gene encoding preprotein translocase subunit SecA — translation MLRAIFEAAVGSKNKRDLKNYLPALRNINRLESWALSLADEDFSRETERFKGELREGKTLENILERAFALSREAARRRLKERPYDVQLIAGLALHQGKIIEMKTGEGKTLSSVQAAYLNSLTGDGVIIVTVNDYLAERDSNWMRPVFDLLGVSVGVVLSDMDHGRRKVEYGRDITYVTNNELGFDYLRDNMRFDLAQKSLRNFNYCIIDEIDSILIDEARTPLIISGSTEGDTRAYLEVNSLVPLLKECSRDPKTGDYPLEIDDLDGDFTVDEKSKRISFTVNGLNNLEKILVSRGIIKGSMYVDPNFNYVHYMTQALKAHLLFLKDREYIVGDSGVEIVDEFTGRVLTGRRYSDGLHQAIEAKEGVRVASENKTMATITFQNLFRMFKKISGMTGTADTEAKEFHRIYNLDVVVIPTNRLVARIDEDDIIYYTEEFKFNAITDEVYEAYNRGQPVLVGTVSIEKSEVLSNMFKNRGIRHEVLNAKNHFREALIIAEAGAKHAVTIATNMAGRGTDIKLGGNLEHRVRKKIGTGASLEEFQRAVWEERDQYFKDYEEVKKLGGLYVIGSERHESRRIDNQLRGRGGRQGDAGRSRFYVSLEDDLMRLFAGDSLRSLMGKLGMATGEPIAHSLLTRSLVNAQKRVEDRNFEIRKHLLEYDDVITKHREFIYAQRDSILADDNIKERLLLSLREYLDFLFDEVKGGVVTGSILGEINSIFAHMMEDIGSLEGVSILYLKDRLMEVAKTNLAAKENLIGPELLNEFLRYEYLKNIDFKFQEHLANLDSLRESVYLRSYANKNPITEYKEEGFIIFSELVKDIKVETIRRTLQMKVDVDSSDYENKPLKKIRATHKKFTDFVSGEGNNAGGVQIVRSSPKVGRNEPCHCGSGKKYKNCHGKG, via the coding sequence ATGTTAAGAGCGATATTTGAGGCGGCTGTTGGCTCAAAGAATAAAAGAGATTTAAAAAATTATCTTCCTGCTTTAAGGAATATTAATAGGCTCGAGTCTTGGGCACTTTCTTTGGCTGATGAAGACTTTAGTAGGGAGACGGAGAGATTTAAGGGTGAACTTAGAGAAGGTAAGACTTTGGAAAATATACTAGAGAGAGCCTTTGCTCTTTCTAGAGAAGCTGCTAGGAGGCGACTTAAGGAGAGACCTTATGATGTTCAGCTTATTGCAGGACTTGCGCTTCACCAAGGTAAAATAATAGAAATGAAGACGGGAGAGGGTAAAACTTTATCTTCTGTTCAGGCTGCTTATCTGAACAGTTTAACGGGTGATGGGGTTATCATTGTTACTGTTAATGATTATCTTGCTGAACGTGATTCAAATTGGATGAGGCCAGTTTTTGACCTTTTGGGGGTTAGTGTTGGTGTTGTGCTTTCTGATATGGATCATGGCAGAAGGAAAGTGGAATATGGTAGAGATATTACTTATGTTACAAATAATGAGCTTGGATTTGATTATTTAAGAGATAACATGCGCTTCGATTTAGCGCAGAAATCTTTAAGGAATTTTAATTACTGCATTATTGACGAGATTGATTCTATTTTAATTGATGAGGCTAGAACTCCTTTAATTATTTCAGGTTCTACTGAAGGGGATACTAGGGCTTATCTTGAAGTTAATTCTCTTGTACCCCTTTTAAAGGAATGTTCTAGGGATCCAAAAACCGGAGATTATCCTTTAGAGATTGATGATCTTGATGGAGATTTTACGGTTGATGAGAAGAGCAAGAGGATATCTTTTACGGTGAATGGATTGAATAACCTTGAGAAAATTTTGGTTTCAAGAGGCATAATTAAGGGGTCTATGTATGTTGATCCTAATTTTAATTATGTTCATTATATGACCCAAGCTCTAAAGGCTCATTTGCTTTTTTTAAAGGATAGAGAATATATTGTTGGAGATTCTGGAGTTGAGATTGTTGATGAGTTTACGGGTCGTGTTTTAACGGGACGAAGATATTCTGATGGATTACACCAAGCTATTGAAGCAAAGGAGGGTGTTAGGGTTGCGAGTGAAAATAAGACCATGGCAACAATTACATTTCAGAATTTGTTTAGGATGTTTAAGAAGATTTCTGGTATGACGGGTACGGCTGATACGGAGGCTAAGGAATTTCATAGGATATACAATCTTGATGTTGTGGTTATTCCTACCAATAGGTTGGTGGCAAGAATAGACGAGGATGATATTATTTATTACACTGAGGAATTCAAGTTTAATGCGATTACTGATGAAGTTTATGAGGCTTACAATAGGGGGCAGCCTGTACTTGTTGGAACGGTCTCTATTGAGAAATCTGAAGTTTTGTCAAATATGTTTAAAAATAGAGGGATTAGGCATGAGGTACTTAATGCGAAGAATCATTTTCGCGAAGCTTTAATTATTGCCGAAGCAGGAGCAAAGCATGCTGTTACGATTGCTACTAACATGGCTGGTAGGGGTACTGACATTAAGCTTGGGGGTAATCTTGAGCATCGAGTTCGTAAGAAAATTGGGACGGGGGCGAGTCTTGAAGAGTTTCAAAGAGCTGTTTGGGAAGAAAGGGATCAGTATTTTAAAGACTATGAGGAAGTGAAAAAACTTGGTGGGCTTTATGTTATTGGTAGTGAGCGGCATGAGTCGAGAAGAATAGATAATCAACTTAGAGGTCGAGGAGGAAGGCAGGGAGATGCCGGTCGGTCAAGGTTTTATGTATCCCTTGAAGATGATTTGATGCGTCTTTTTGCAGGTGATAGTTTAAGGTCACTAATGGGGAAGCTTGGTATGGCCACAGGTGAGCCTATTGCACATTCTTTGTTGACAAGATCCCTGGTTAATGCACAAAAGAGAGTAGAAGATAGAAATTTTGAAATTAGAAAGCACCTCTTGGAATATGACGATGTTATAACGAAACATAGAGAATTTATTTATGCACAAAGAGATTCAATTCTTGCCGATGACAATATTAAGGAGCGCCTTCTTCTTTCTTTAAGGGAATATCTTGACTTTTTGTTTGATGAGGTTAAAGGTGGCGTGGTCACGGGTTCCATTTTAGGCGAAATAAATTCAATTTTTGCCCACATGATGGAGGATATTGGCTCTTTGGAGGGAGTTAGTATTTTATATTTAAAAGATAGATTGATGGAAGTTGCTAAGACTAATTTAGCTGCGAAAGAAAATTTAATTGGTCCTGAGCTTTTAAATGAATTTCTGAGATACGAATATTTAAAAAATATTGATTTTAAGTTTCAAGAACATCTCGCAAATCTTGATTCTTTAAGAGAGTCTGTTTATCTTAGGTCTTATGCTAATAAAAATCCGATTACTGAGTACAAGGAAGAGGGTTTCATAATTTTTAGTGAGCTTGTAAAGGATATTAAGGTTGAGACTATAAGGCGAACTTTACAAATGAAGGTTGACGTTGATTCTAGTGATTATGAAAATAAGCCTCTTAAGAAAATAAGAGCTACTCATAAAAAGTTTACGGATTTCGTTTCTGGAGAAGGGAATAATGCTGGAGGTGTGCAAATAGTTAGAAGTAGTCCCAAAGTGGGGAGAAATGAACCTTGTCACTGCGGGAGTGGTAAGAAATATAAAAATTGCCATGGAAAAGGCTAG
- a CDS encoding flagellin, with translation MIINHNTSAINASRNNGINATNLSKTQEKLSSGYRINRASDDAAGMGVAGKINAQIRGLSQASRNTSKAINFVQTTEGNLNEVEKVLVRMKELAVQSGNGTYSDADRGSIQIEIEQLTDEINRIADQSQYNQMHMLSNKSAAQNVRTAEELGMQPAKINTPGSLSGAQASWTLRVHVGANQDEAIAVNIYAANVPNLFAGEGAQQAPAQAGNQQEGAAAPAAAAAPTQGGVNSPINVTTTVDANMSLAKIENAIRMISDQRANLGAFQNRLESIKSSTEYSIENLKASYAQIKDATMTDEVVSSTTNSILTQSAMAMIAQANQVPQYVLSLLR, from the coding sequence ATGATCATAAATCATAACACTTCAGCTATTAATGCTTCAAGAAACAATGGCATTAATGCTACTAATCTTAGTAAGACTCAGGAGAAGCTTTCTAGTGGTTATAGAATCAATCGTGCGTCTGACGATGCTGCTGGTATGGGTGTTGCCGGGAAAATTAATGCTCAGATTAGAGGATTGTCTCAGGCATCTAGGAATACTTCAAAGGCTATAAATTTTGTTCAAACAACAGAGGGAAACTTGAATGAAGTAGAGAAGGTGTTGGTAAGAATGAAGGAACTTGCGGTTCAGTCTGGTAATGGTACTTATTCAGATGCGGACAGGGGGTCTATTCAGATTGAAATTGAACAACTTACAGATGAAATTAATAGAATTGCTGATCAATCTCAGTATAACCAGATGCATATGTTATCAAACAAATCTGCTGCTCAGAACGTAAGAACAGCCGAGGAGCTTGGTATGCAACCTGCTAAGATTAATACACCTGGGTCATTGTCTGGGGCGCAGGCTTCATGGACTTTGAGGGTGCATGTGGGTGCAAATCAAGATGAAGCTATTGCTGTTAATATTTATGCGGCTAATGTTCCTAATCTTTTTGCCGGAGAGGGTGCACAACAAGCTCCAGCTCAAGCAGGGAATCAGCAGGAAGGGGCAGCAGCGCCGGCAGCTGCGGCAGCGCCAACACAGGGAGGGGTTAATTCTCCTATTAACGTTACAACTACTGTTGATGCTAATATGTCACTTGCGAAGATTGAAAATGCTATTAGGATGATAAGCGATCAGAGAGCTAATCTTGGTGCTTTCCAAAATAGACTTGAGTCCATTAAGAGTAGTACTGAGTACTCTATTGAGAATTTGAAGGCTTCTTATGCTCAAATTAAAGACGCTACGATGACAGATGAGGTTGTTTCATCTACAACCAATAGTATTTTGACCCAGTCTGCTATGGCGATGATAGCTCAAGCAAATCAAGTTCCACAGTATGTGTTGTCGCTTCTTAGATAA
- the fliD gene encoding flagellar filament capping protein FliD: MSSGFFVPGVDSKYNTKEIRESMLKGDKAKIDTSLKKLEHLEQEKSAWQVINRKVSTLNSLAKQITSLNSPFNHMSGRSSNNDVLSMSARYGAKNETYKINVNQIANSDVFLSANFKQKELEVPVGDYTFLVGTKEIKFKNNGDIVSLVRDINNRGKGFLSAKVVKSDNAGNSRLVLQSLKEGESNKLIMRDEALRLAKKIGILSALETNFTPDLTEIVNSQRNNSNNISLNKENIILQPLSEVSISIPENIEISSGSKIKFEIKYHDTEDEGVLNKIVFNPGEATFEDAKVEGEDSIINLGPDHKLPLKERKYIQMNMIKIHSNSGSLELPPINVSSEFEKVEVEIGALLDLKEINVENKVNNKVFTIRGIEIFDPRNRDGYLPINAKSFAENAKLRFDGIDVERDSNVINDLIPNVTLNLKKASEEVIVAQVEPDYEGIKKLLLDFLVAYNEVLAEINIVNSNEDNAEGKKSDVLEELTYLSEENKEEAYKNLGILRSEYALKNLKARLESIIFNSYRTSDPDFSIISQIGVFTNSISSSGGLSRYLQLDEKKFNEIIQNNIDSVRELFAFDLNEDRIYDDGLAKVLGDYLFPLVSSGGFIYNKVRSYDLKIPNQKSVVEDYRKQYEERERKVEGELNTLDFTVKKMKEQEGILKSFDLQRQNK; the protein is encoded by the coding sequence ATGTCTTCCGGATTTTTTGTTCCAGGTGTAGATAGCAAGTATAATACTAAGGAAATCCGAGAGTCAATGCTTAAGGGCGACAAGGCTAAGATAGATACATCCTTGAAGAAGCTTGAACACCTAGAGCAGGAAAAGAGCGCTTGGCAGGTGATTAACAGGAAGGTATCTACGCTAAATTCGCTTGCAAAGCAAATTACATCTCTTAATAGCCCTTTCAATCACATGTCAGGAAGGTCTAGTAACAATGATGTACTGTCTATGTCCGCTCGTTATGGGGCTAAGAATGAAACTTATAAAATCAATGTTAATCAAATAGCAAATTCGGATGTTTTTTTATCTGCAAATTTTAAACAAAAAGAACTCGAGGTTCCTGTGGGCGATTATACGTTTTTAGTTGGGACTAAAGAGATTAAGTTTAAAAATAACGGAGATATTGTCTCTCTTGTAAGGGATATTAATAATCGCGGTAAAGGATTTTTATCCGCAAAAGTTGTCAAAAGTGATAATGCTGGTAATAGTAGACTGGTTTTGCAGTCTTTAAAGGAAGGCGAATCCAATAAACTTATTATGAGGGATGAAGCCTTAAGGCTTGCTAAAAAAATAGGTATTTTAAGTGCACTTGAAACGAATTTCACCCCAGATCTTACAGAAATTGTTAATAGTCAACGGAACAATAGTAATAACATTTCTCTTAATAAAGAAAACATTATATTGCAACCCCTCTCGGAGGTTTCAATCAGTATTCCAGAGAATATTGAGATTAGCAGTGGTAGTAAAATTAAATTTGAGATTAAATATCATGATACGGAAGATGAGGGTGTTTTAAATAAGATTGTTTTTAACCCCGGCGAGGCTACGTTCGAGGATGCTAAGGTTGAAGGCGAAGATAGCATAATTAATCTTGGGCCTGATCATAAACTTCCCTTAAAGGAAAGGAAATACATTCAAATGAATATGATTAAAATCCACAGCAATTCGGGGTCTCTAGAATTGCCACCAATAAATGTTTCTAGTGAATTTGAAAAAGTTGAAGTTGAAATCGGAGCACTTCTAGATTTAAAGGAGATAAATGTTGAGAACAAAGTTAACAACAAGGTATTTACTATTCGTGGTATTGAGATTTTTGACCCAAGAAATAGAGATGGTTATTTACCAATAAATGCTAAAAGCTTTGCAGAGAATGCGAAGTTGAGATTTGATGGGATAGATGTTGAACGTGATTCAAATGTTATTAATGATTTAATTCCCAACGTTACGTTAAATTTAAAAAAAGCATCGGAGGAAGTTATTGTTGCTCAGGTAGAGCCGGATTATGAAGGAATTAAGAAACTTTTATTGGATTTTCTTGTGGCTTACAATGAAGTTCTTGCTGAAATTAATATTGTAAATTCCAATGAAGATAATGCAGAGGGCAAGAAGTCAGATGTGTTGGAGGAGTTAACTTATTTAAGTGAGGAAAATAAGGAAGAGGCCTATAAGAATTTAGGGATTCTTAGGTCAGAATACGCATTAAAGAATCTGAAAGCAAGATTAGAATCAATCATATTCAATAGCTACAGGACTAGTGATCCTGATTTCTCCATAATAAGTCAAATAGGAGTGTTTACTAACTCTATATCTTCTTCCGGTGGACTATCTCGTTATTTACAACTTGATGAGAAAAAATTTAATGAGATAATACAAAACAACATTGACTCAGTAAGAGAGCTTTTTGCTTTTGATCTTAATGAGGATCGAATTTATGATGATGGACTTGCTAAGGTACTTGGGGATTATTTATTTCCTTTAGTAAGTTCTGGAGGGTTTATTTACAATAAAGTAAGGAGTTATGACCTTAAGATTCCTAACCAGAAGAGTGTAGTTGAGGACTACAGGAAGCAATACGAAGAACGAGAGAGGAAAGTGGAGGGAGAGCTTAATACTTTGGATTTTACTGTGAAGAAAATGAAAGAACAGGAAGGGATTCTTAAATCTTTTGATTTACAAAGACAAAATAAGTGA
- a CDS encoding superoxide dismutase, with protein MFKLPELGYAYDALEPYIDARTVELHHSKHHNAYTVNLNSALEKAEINYSEDIESVLKNIQRFPQELQTTIRNNGGGYSNHAMYFRVLRPGNRDNILENFEEHVNTTFGSLDKLKVALKDSAMKIFGSGWAWLVLHAKKELQIVARLNQDSPLMEDYKPVLGIDVWEHAYYLKYQNRRADYLDAFFKVLNWEEVSRVYNEIIE; from the coding sequence GTGTTTAAATTGCCAGAACTTGGTTACGCTTATGATGCATTGGAGCCATATATCGATGCTAGAACTGTGGAACTTCACCATAGTAAACATCACAACGCGTATACAGTAAATTTAAATTCTGCCCTTGAGAAAGCAGAAATAAATTATTCTGAAGATATTGAAAGTGTATTAAAGAATATTCAACGTTTTCCTCAGGAATTACAAACGACGATAAGAAATAATGGCGGTGGGTATTCTAATCATGCCATGTATTTTAGGGTGCTAAGGCCTGGGAATAGAGATAATATTTTAGAGAATTTTGAAGAACATGTTAATACTACTTTTGGAAGCCTTGATAAGCTTAAGGTGGCTTTAAAGGATTCAGCTATGAAGATTTTTGGAAGTGGTTGGGCATGGTTAGTCCTTCATGCAAAAAAGGAATTGCAAATAGTAGCAAGATTAAATCAAGACAGTCCTTTGATGGAAGACTACAAACCTGTTTTAGGTATTGATGTTTGGGAGCATGCATACTACCTTAAATATCAAAATAGAAGAGCTGATTATCTTGATGCATTCTTCAAGGTCCTAAATTGGGAAGAAGTTTCAAGAGTGTACAACGAGATAATAGAGTGA
- a CDS encoding proline/glycine betaine ABC transporter permease, whose amino-acid sequence MDRDFVVSSIDRFFNFLVDNFADSNGIGFSRVVLLFYENLKKLFIFINPIFFIVIICVFSVLFLKKRLALLIMLGFCFILYFDLWEVSMDTISIIFVSVLFSVILGIPVGILGGYYSKFYVFLKPILDLMQAMPPFIYLIPAIPFFGMGTSSAIFATIIFAMPPVIRYTRLGIVQVPGEVVEAAKSFGSSNFRILFQIQLPLALQSIIEGINQSIMMAISMIVIAAMVGSSGLGRTVIYSVERLNFGEGLISGLAVVVIAIILDRIMQTIFIKFSYLNTDNYGIKKENKFKRFLEMYNK is encoded by the coding sequence ATGGACAGAGATTTTGTAGTGTCTAGCATAGATAGATTTTTTAACTTTTTGGTTGACAATTTTGCAGATTCTAATGGTATAGGATTTTCAAGAGTTGTTCTTTTGTTTTATGAAAATCTAAAAAAATTATTTATTTTTATTAATCCTATTTTTTTTATTGTTATTATTTGTGTTTTCAGTGTTTTATTTTTAAAGAAAAGATTAGCTTTATTGATTATGTTGGGGTTTTGTTTTATTTTGTACTTCGATCTTTGGGAAGTTTCAATGGATACTATATCGATTATTTTTGTATCTGTGTTATTTTCGGTAATTTTGGGAATTCCGGTAGGTATTTTAGGCGGATATTATTCCAAATTTTATGTATTCTTAAAGCCCATACTTGATTTAATGCAAGCAATGCCTCCGTTTATTTATTTAATACCGGCCATACCCTTTTTTGGTATGGGAACCTCTTCAGCTATTTTTGCTACAATAATTTTTGCAATGCCTCCAGTCATTAGGTATACAAGACTAGGGATTGTTCAGGTGCCGGGGGAGGTGGTTGAGGCAGCAAAATCTTTTGGGAGTAGTAATTTTCGTATTCTTTTTCAAATCCAGTTACCATTGGCTCTTCAAAGCATAATAGAGGGAATTAATCAGTCGATAATGATGGCAATATCTATGATAGTTATTGCAGCGATGGTTGGATCTTCAGGGCTTGGTAGGACTGTAATATATTCTGTTGAAAGGTTAAATTTTGGGGAAGGTTTAATATCAGGGTTAGCTGTTGTTGTGATAGCTATTATTCTAGATAGAATTATGCAGACTATTTTTATTAAATTTAGCTATTTAAATACTGATAATTACGGAATTAAGAAAGAAAATAAATTTAAAAGATTTTTAGAAATGTATAATAAGTGA